The Corallococcus soli genome includes a window with the following:
- a CDS encoding DUF485 domain-containing protein, which produces MYGNSKDDVLKALAAARWRVAGALTVAMLVTYLGFILLVAFNRPLMGRQLIPGLSIGIVLGAVTILVAWVLTGIYILWANRKYDHVLDELRR; this is translated from the coding sequence ATGTATGGCAATTCCAAGGACGACGTCCTGAAGGCCCTCGCCGCCGCGCGCTGGCGCGTGGCGGGAGCGCTCACCGTGGCGATGCTCGTGACGTACCTGGGCTTCATCCTGCTCGTGGCGTTCAACCGGCCGCTGATGGGACGGCAGCTCATCCCGGGGCTGTCCATCGGCATCGTGCTGGGGGCGGTCACCATCCTGGTCGCCTGGGTGCTGACGGGCATCTACATCCTGTGGGCGAACCGCAAGTACGACCACGTCCTCGACGAGCTGCGCCGCTAG